One segment of Syngnathus typhle isolate RoL2023-S1 ecotype Sweden linkage group LG9, RoL_Styp_1.0, whole genome shotgun sequence DNA contains the following:
- the tmem182a gene encoding transmembrane protein 182 isoform X2: MAMKLSLALFFAGLFGALAVVFILLSFGTDYWLLASESCHPPSDDDRNAGENVTSWVTFYHEGFFWRCSFGGSVEEEDLQWTVWFTNQPYSKVCIHAYLFPFPVSHHTHNATAYESAIIYRGFWSIFMLIGVAAAVLAGFIIICAAPFASHCLYKTGGGFFLVSGFFLLCAVVMDVIWTEVLDVVDVYVNYQRSTVCSDFQLILNYGLSFIFAPIGIFFSLLAGLLFLLIGRAIRIH, from the exons ATGGCCATGAAGCTCAGCTTGGCATTGTTCTTTGCGGGTCTGTTTGGGGCCTTGGCGGTGGTCTTCATCCTCCTCTCATTCGGAACTGATTACTGGCTGCTGGCCTCCGAGAGTTGCCATCCACCTTCTGATGACGATCGCAACGCTGGGGAG AACGTCACCAGCTGGGTCACTTTCTACCATGAGGGCTTCTTCTGGAGGTGCTCTTTTGGGGGCAGTGTGGAAGAAGAAGACTTGCAATGGACAGTTTGGTTCA CAAATCAGCCTTACTCCAAAGTGTGCATCCACGCCTACCTTTTCCCATTCCCAGTGTCCCATCACACTCACAACGCCACGGCCTATGAATCCGCCATAA TCTACAGAGGCTTCTGGAGCATTTTCATGCTCATCGGCGTGGCGGCTGCGGTGCTCGCTGGTTTCATCATCATCTGCGCTGCCCCCTTTGCCAGCCATTGCTTGTACAAAACGGGAGGTGGCTTCTTCCTGGTATCTG gTTTCTTCCTGCTGTGTGCGGTGGTGATGGATGTGATCTGGACCGAGGTGTTGGACGTGGTGGACGTCTACGTGAACTACCAGCGTTCCACCGTGTGTTCAGATTTCCAGCTGATCCTCAACTACGGCCTCTCCTTCATCTTCGCTCCCATCGGCATCTTCTTCTCTCTGTTGGccggcctcctcttcctcttgattgGCCGAGCGATCAGGATCCACTAA
- the tmem182a gene encoding transmembrane protein 182 isoform X1 codes for MAMKLSLALFFAGLFGALAVVFILLSFGTDYWLLASESCHPPSDDDRNAGEHGDILAKNVTSWVTFYHEGFFWRCSFGGSVEEEDLQWTVWFTNQPYSKVCIHAYLFPFPVSHHTHNATAYESAIIYRGFWSIFMLIGVAAAVLAGFIIICAAPFASHCLYKTGGGFFLVSGFFLLCAVVMDVIWTEVLDVVDVYVNYQRSTVCSDFQLILNYGLSFIFAPIGIFFSLLAGLLFLLIGRAIRIH; via the exons ATGGCCATGAAGCTCAGCTTGGCATTGTTCTTTGCGGGTCTGTTTGGGGCCTTGGCGGTGGTCTTCATCCTCCTCTCATTCGGAACTGATTACTGGCTGCTGGCCTCCGAGAGTTGCCATCCACCTTCTGATGACGATCGCAACGCTGGGGAG cATGGTGATATTTTGGCAAAGAACGTCACCAGCTGGGTCACTTTCTACCATGAGGGCTTCTTCTGGAGGTGCTCTTTTGGGGGCAGTGTGGAAGAAGAAGACTTGCAATGGACAGTTTGGTTCA CAAATCAGCCTTACTCCAAAGTGTGCATCCACGCCTACCTTTTCCCATTCCCAGTGTCCCATCACACTCACAACGCCACGGCCTATGAATCCGCCATAA TCTACAGAGGCTTCTGGAGCATTTTCATGCTCATCGGCGTGGCGGCTGCGGTGCTCGCTGGTTTCATCATCATCTGCGCTGCCCCCTTTGCCAGCCATTGCTTGTACAAAACGGGAGGTGGCTTCTTCCTGGTATCTG gTTTCTTCCTGCTGTGTGCGGTGGTGATGGATGTGATCTGGACCGAGGTGTTGGACGTGGTGGACGTCTACGTGAACTACCAGCGTTCCACCGTGTGTTCAGATTTCCAGCTGATCCTCAACTACGGCCTCTCCTTCATCTTCGCTCCCATCGGCATCTTCTTCTCTCTGTTGGccggcctcctcttcctcttgattgGCCGAGCGATCAGGATCCACTAA